DNA sequence from the Butyricimonas faecalis genome:
CTTTTATCTTTTAGTTTTCATCTTTTATCTTAATCAGGTCCTCCATTCCAAACATCCCCTTTTTCCCCATCAAAAACTCCGCTGCCATCACAGCCCCTTGGGCAAAACCATCCCGGGAATAAGCGGAATGATATATCTGAATTTCATCCACGCCCGATTTATACGTTACCGAGTGAATCCCCGGAACCTCACCCTCTCTTTTAGCTTTCACGGGCAACTCTCCCGCTTCCACCTTCCCCTCGTCCAACACCCAAGACGTGTATTCCGGATGCTCTTTCAAAATATCTTTTGCCAAAGTAAGCGCTGTCCCACTGGGGGCATCCAGCTTATGAATATGATGGGTTTCCTCGACAGAAACTTTATAATCGGCAAATC
Encoded proteins:
- the dapB gene encoding 4-hydroxy-tetrahydrodipicolinate reductase; this translates as MKIALLGYGKMGKAIERLARARGHEVVLIVDENNRATCTDDQLKQADVAIEFTTPVVAVDNYNWCFRNHVPVVSGTTGWLERWDEVMMSREQLGGGFFYASNYSIGVNIFFHLNRWLARTMARFADYKVSVEETHHIHKLDAPSGTALTLAKDILKEHPEYTSWVLDEGKVEAGELPVKAKREGEVPGIHSVTYKSGVDEIQIYHSAYSRDGFAQGAVMAAEFLMGKKGMFGMEDLIKIKDEN